The genome window gcagatgaaaagtaaaatgaaagaatgaatatgaGCAATCATAATTCAAATGGGGCATGTTTTGAAAGTGTCTAGCCAAAAATTATGAGATACATCAGACTCTTCCTCACTCACAAGACTTAGAAGAGGCTGGGCAGTCTCCATTTGGAACTGGGAACTGTGAGTACGGTGCGGTCAACAGAAAAAGAACACTGGAAAGTTGTGGGATAGAAATATGACTGGGAAATTAAGGCACATCAATGGTCTAAGGGAACTTGTTTCCCCTTCCTACTTCGTTAGTTGTCCTAACTGGGTGTCACCTGCAATTCATAGGTTACTTCAGATCAGATGGTAGAATTACAACTCCAAACCCAGAGATAGAATCATTGAAGTATTTGGAATAGGAAGTTATTTCAAGGAGAAATGAAAGTTATTGTGTACAAGCGTTTGTCTTTGAAGGGGGAAGGGTAGTTAACAATGGGACAGGAATCATTGTGTACATTTCCCGTTCTTGTTTCCTTCATCAACACCCTCAGCACATCTCTGGCTCCTTGGGGGGGCACGTGCTGCCCTCTTTTTCGCCTCTTTAATCTTGTCCATATGGCACCTGCCCCATGGAAATATGTCCTATagggatgggaatggggttgCAAGAGTTTGCTGAAGAGTGTGTTAAAATAAGCGAGGAAAGTCACAGACACAAGTTTTGAGAGGTTGGCATCAGTGTTGACTTCAAAATAAAACGCTGATCCCACATGTTGATTTATCCTAAAGTTGAGAGGCCCTGTTTCTGGAACTTCAAACCtttgggaaataataaaaaaaaattacagagtaGATGGAAATCACCTCTTACCTTATTTTAAAGGTTCATGTACACTTTAGAGAAGCAATTTTTCTAGCCCTGGGCtgtataataagaaaatattattcttttatgtttttgcttaTTATTACAAACAAGCGAgttcattttaacatttactcTTTATTGTGTTGTATGAAATACCTATGCAATGCAAGTATGTACTGTACTAAAATACCcatatttccaaagaagaatTACGTGGTGTAGCCCACAGTCTCTGCAGAAGCATCATGAGTAACATGTGCCTTTATACTTTACAATCCATTGTTGGCTGCTGTGAAAAGcataacagatgaagaaaaaagaaaataaagctaagtATGAATACACGTTtccaaacatacacatacacggCTTACAATGGAAACAAGTCAAATGACAACATTCGATGtaatatctataaaatgtagACTCTGCAATAAAAAGCCAAaggcacataaaaatatattttaactttaaaaataacttagttACAGTAATACTTTGCTTGTGTCTTAACCAACATGTAGCTGACAGTCAAAATTTCGCAATATCGATATAATATATAGGGGTATATAAGAGCTACAAGAAAATCCCCCAAACCCATAAACTTGTTCAAatgtgaaaacagagaaaagtttTAACACTGAAGAATTTGCTATGGTGAGTCCAAACAATATAGAAAAGAGTCTAGAAAAAAGGCTTAGGTGTTAAATAAGTTTTGACTTCCTCTTGCTCAGAAAATGCTGGAATATTGCAAAGTTCCTCAATGTGACTTGTACAGCCCTTTGTAGCTAGTGCCCATCCTGGCCGAGCCAGATTCCTTACGTGTctacaaacaaaaaatgtgagcTGAACATCAGCCATGCCTGTTGAAATGGGTTCTGACCAACtcacttcctcttttttccaggacagggtgtttttttgtttgtttgtttttttacactgTCTTTGCACACAGGGCATAGcaggtaaaaaaatattttgtaggaacattattttagaaaaccCATTACACAGCTGTAAATATAGCCAGTGAAGCTCTTCTCTTCAACTgtggttctttcttttcttttcttttctttctttctctctctctctctctttttttcacacCTTTTATCTCCAAAGGAAAATTGCTGGAGACATCCTGTTACTTGTTTTTATCCATGACATTCAGCACCTCATCCAGAAATGAGGGCCCAAGATCCagctgcagggagaggagggagccCGTGAGATCAGAGAGGGACTCCTCTGATTTAGTCTTTTCCTTGACAAGCTCGCATGGGACGGGATGGTCAAACATGTCCTCCGCCGGCCAGTCGGGGTACTGTTCGGAGAGGCTGGAGGAGTGGCTGCCCCTGCCCTGGCTGGACTGGGACGCTGACCCACTGGAGCCCCATGAGACGTCCCCCTTGTGGACCGTTCCGTTCTCCAACAGACTGTttttctctggagacttttcctCCATGACGGGCTCACAGCTAAGCCGGGGCAGCTTTGCTGGCCCAAAGGACTCCTGTTTGGAACTAAATGTCACTGGTGACAATAAGGGCAACATGAGTGCTTGGGACCCTCCGATAGTTGGGAGGGAGATGGCGTTTTTGAGCACAGGCGAGGGAGTTTCTGTGAACACAGAGTCGGAGGTGCTATTGGCCCGGAAGAACTCGTTATGCCCAGGAAACTGGCCCAGGCGTGCTTTCTCCTGGTTTCCAGGTAAAAGCTCATAGTTCccttgaagaaaggaaatatctCCAAAGACGTCGTGCTGGCCCTCTTTGCCGATGTGAATGGTGTGGCGAAAGTCTCCAAGGGGAGGGCTGATCATGTCGGGAGACAAAATGTCCCTcagtttaaatttctttcctttcttgttatTGGCAGCTTTCAGGTAAATTGGGGTCTTGGCTGGCATTTTGGAATTTGAGAATGTCTCTTttgaaagaggggaaaaaaggccaCTTTTTTTCACAGAGTTTGTATGTTTCTGACAATCCTTTTTGATAGGAACTGTCACACCATTTTTCTCAAGTAGCTTCAGAAGTGGGTCTGAAGTGAGATGGTCAGAGAGACCTTCCTGAAGTTGTAGCCAAGTGGGTTTTCTGGAGAGCCGGTTACAACATCTAATCCTTTCCACAACATGGACAAACCTGGAAAAGAAACCAAAGCAGGTTATAATTAGCTGAACCTTTAGGGCTTACTCAGGCCTCCCTTTTTCACAAGAGCCTAGAAGTAATGGCAAGACCAGTCCCATCTAAAGCCaagctttattttgttgtttcccTCCATTAAGTAGGGCAAAAACTTTAATCTTAACAAAGATTCACTAATCTTAGCCttactttagggaaaaaaagaaagagagaaatgaaaaaactctaaaTCTATAACATCACCACTTTTTAAACATGGCCATGGACACAATTTCCTGGACATGtctaagattttatttcttttcctctattttgaGAATTGCAGTCCACACATGACCAGAGTGATTTCAGCTCCTGACACATACAACTGGAtttgttgtaaaatattttttctgtcttgcttCAGCATTCACACTGGCAAgactaataatattgtattactCAGTTTTATAGATAAATACAACTTATGCAATAAAATGAATAGTCTGATAAGGGAAGGGGCAGAAAATGTCATTTACTAAGTGAGAGTGACTATTATATGCTAGTGTTCAACAAAATCTTAGTGAAATGCAttcttacagatgggaaaactgagattcAGGAGGCAAAAAGATAgtaataacaattaaaaacaaaacaaaacaaaaaaacaaacaaacaccctttCTCAATAACATACAGCCAGTTAATGAAAAGAGCCAGAGCTGGAATCAAGTTATGGCAGAGAGAACTGGGCTGTACAGAATGTCAGGATTTGGAAGCATACTGAGATGGAAGAACAAATTtgcttcaagaaaaaaatgtgattgaaCACAATAGGTTGGGTCTTCACTTGAGAATACTTTTGAAACACTTACTCATAAACTTGTATCCTCCTCTCCCTGTGGGAGGCAGAATTCCTGGCAACCCTGCCTCCTGGTACTAAAGCTTCTGTAAGTGGAACCTGTGACTTACTTCTAACCAACAGACCATGGTAAAGGTCATGGTATGCAGCACCTTGATGAGGTTACATTTAAAAGATTCCATCTCAGCAGGCTGGAGGGGGACTCCCTTTACTGGTTTTGAACAGGGAAGCTGCCATGTTGAAAGAGCCTACTGagatgaattctgccaacaacctgagggAAGCTGGAAGTGGATCTCTCCCCAGTCAAGCCTCTGATGAGACTGCAGCTCCAACACCCAGTTCACAGCCTGATATCATGGAGCTCAGCCCTGCTCgcactcctgacccacagaaactgtgagacaTTAAATGGATATTATTGTAAGCCACtaagttggtggtaatttgttaccaGCACAGAAAACTAACAGCCTCCCTGCACAGGCTACATGACACAATTAGAAATGATGAGCTACAGGAAGATTTGGGGGCTCTCAGTTTACCGATGAGAAGCTCTTCATCTCTTGAAAATAACCCTCCAGTTCTTTAGCCACATCAGCGGACACGGAGTAGCTAAAACCTCTCCCACTGTGGGAATTCCTGCAATGGCTTTGCTGCGACCTCTCCCTGGCCacagagcaaataaataaataaatgctccGAGGGGGGGGTTAGATGGCGGCTTGAAGAGAGCCACATTTGCTTTGCAGCAGCTGGAGGCTGGCTACATTTGCCccatatttccttcctttcagcaagagttttaaatgcatttcccTGTGGCAGGTGGTGAGGACTGCTCCAGCACCCACGGGCAAGGTGACGACGGGCTCTGCTGGAGAAGCCACTTGCACCCAGACCTGTGAAGGCAGACAATGATGAGCTGGAGGGACCCAGCCCACTCTGGCTGTGGGCTTGGGCAGGAGGCCGAGGCAGCATGAGAGCGTTTGTACCCAGAGTGGGCCACCCTCAACGGTGACAAGCAGGACCCCACAATCACcgtctctctccatttctctttagTTCCGACCAAGGCATTGGCTCCACCTCCTGGAAGTGCTGCTCTTGTGGCCACATGGCGAGGCCCCAGGGGTCTGCTTTCCCACTTCAGGTTAGAAATGCATGGAGACAGTGTTACTAAAAGAGACGCTTGCTACAAAGCAAGAAGATGGAAAACCCAGTCATAGGAAGACATTGTCTCGCATAGTTTTAACTCTCATTTGGGTTTTGTAGCAGTAACAAAAGTTTAAATCCTGGGTCTTCCTTCTTCAACATCAGAACTTCCTTCCCCTGTAAGTGCACAACAGGCGAGGGCCGCTGCCAACAGGGGTGGCTGGCGTTGCCCTCCTGCCCTTCTGGGCACAGCACAATGAGTGCCTGCAGGAGCAGCTGGGGCACTGCCTGCAGGagatggggacagccctgtggGACAGCTGCCTACTGGAGTGGTGTCCTCACACACACAGCCAGGAGGGCAGCTTGCATGGAAAGATACAGTGTTTCTGCCACCACTCAAGGGCATGCAAGGGCTGCCTGTGGTCAGCTGGTGAAGCCAGGGTTATGCAAGGCCAGAAACCGAGGCAGGccatttcacattaaaaaaataaaaaaaccatgAAGTAATAGCCAGAGTGCAGTTCTCTGTCCCTCTGACTGGATCACTCATATTCACCTTTTCCTTGAATGACAGGCTGCTGGGGAGGAAAAGTGAGGAGAGGGACAGGAGACGCTTGCTGCACTTGGAAGGCTCAGCGAGGAACGAACACCCCATCCTCACTCCCTGTCGGGCCATAGCCATGGCCAGGGCCACAGCCTTGGGCTCTGCTGGCCCCTTGCCAGAGGCTCGTTCAGCCTGGTAGAAAGTGGGTTTTAGGTCAGTGGTGTGGACCCAAGGGTGGCAGGGAAgtgaaaaaatacaggaaaaaaaagtaagaaaagggTTAGTGAATGTAGGCTCGATAAGCTGCTGGCAGTGAGGGAGCGGAAAGAACATACCTTaaaaggcatttttctttctttctacaaatatttacatagtatttacTGCATGACAGGGACGTAGGCTTCTAGGACTTTGGAAACAATTTATCTTGAACTTCTACTATTGCCAGTGCTAAGAGCTCCTAAACACAttgcaagtttcttttttttttttttaaggaatttgggGCAAAAACGTCAGTTTTACAAGTTTAGGCGAGTTGATGTTTGTGACGGGATGATGGGATGTGGGAGAAATAACTGAGAGCTCTGACCCCATCCCTCTATCTTATCTGTTATCTTTTTTCCTCTAGCTCGGGGCCAACCATGCTGGATCCCAGCAGAGACAATCTAATACCGATGATTTCCTACActgcttcctcccctcctttccgAATATTCCAGGCTCCCTAGCTATTATCTAGTGGGCAGCCATGCTGTTTCCTTCCCAGGCTGCCTGCTCTTTCAACATCTTATCTGCCATCGCTAATGCAGAGACTGAATGGGCAGTTTCTCCACTGGTGACCAAGTGGCTGGTGGAGAGGGACGTGTGTGTCTCCTGGGAATCACCAACACTGAATAtaacagtaaatgtttattgagaatgTCTCTACATACTAGGCACTATTCCAACCTTTGACATGTACTAGCTCATTCACAAGAACACATGAGGCTGCTACTATTAAtatcccctttttacagatgaggcactGAGGCACAGATGTTGAGTCACTTTGCCAAGGCTGCATGGCATCCAGGCACTAAACCAAGTGGTGGGGCTCCAGAGTTTGAGGTCTTGACACTTGATGAGCCTATTCCCTGGGAATTCAGTCAGTTCCCAAATTAGGAAGGGGATGCATTGTAAAGCCCGTTTAAGATACAAATGTGTGATAACACACTGGGTTGATAAGGGCTGGGGACGGGCCTTGCATACACTGACAGCATAGGTAATAAGCACCAGCAGGTCTAACGCAAGGCAGTTTTGCAATGTCTATCAAAACTGCAAAGCACATGCCTTTGGCCCTGAAATTCCACTTACAGAGATTTATCCAACTTACGTGTATAGGAAATCATATGTGGACAAGGTTGTCAAT of Rhinolophus sinicus isolate RSC01 linkage group LG05, ASM3656204v1, whole genome shotgun sequence contains these proteins:
- the CDC42EP3 gene encoding cdc42 effector protein 3, translated to MPAKTPIYLKAANNKKGKKFKLRDILSPDMISPPLGDFRHTIHIGKEGQHDVFGDISFLQGNYELLPGNQEKARLGQFPGHNEFFRANSTSDSVFTETPSPVLKNAISLPTIGGSQALMLPLLSPVTFSSKQESFGPAKLPRLSCEPVMEEKSPEKNSLLENGTVHKGDVSWGSSGSASQSSQGRGSHSSSLSEQYPDWPAEDMFDHPVPCELVKEKTKSEESLSDLTGSLLSLQLDLGPSFLDEVLNVMDKNK